A window from Thiomonas sp. FB-Cd encodes these proteins:
- a CDS encoding flagellar basal body L-ring protein FlgH, translated as MRTCVNPVVASLLALLLGACAAMPDHMADEHLKPLPVPAMPEAMNAHTANGSIWQPGTNVTLFEDTRAHRVGDLITVLIQENANATKSTNTTINKSDSVSAGLSSLFGVAPTLGAYSPSIGATSAQKFGGNGATAQSNTFTTTLQATVVQVMSNGNLEISGQKEVMLNGGHEFVRVVGVVRAADVSPQNTVSSTQIANARVEYSGNGSVYAAAKVPWLTGFFLSLWPF; from the coding sequence ATGCGCACCTGTGTCAACCCTGTTGTGGCATCGTTGCTGGCGCTGTTGCTCGGCGCTTGCGCCGCCATGCCCGATCACATGGCCGACGAGCACCTCAAGCCCTTGCCGGTTCCAGCAATGCCCGAGGCCATGAACGCGCACACGGCCAATGGCTCGATTTGGCAACCTGGAACGAATGTGACGTTGTTCGAGGACACGCGTGCCCACCGCGTGGGCGATCTGATCACGGTCTTGATCCAGGAAAACGCCAACGCCACGAAGTCCACCAACACCACCATCAACAAGTCCGACAGCGTGAGTGCCGGTCTCTCCAGCCTTTTCGGGGTTGCTCCGACGCTTGGCGCCTACAGCCCCAGCATTGGGGCCACCTCGGCACAGAAGTTCGGCGGGAACGGCGCCACCGCGCAAAGCAACACCTTCACCACAACCCTGCAAGCCACTGTGGTTCAGGTCATGAGCAACGGCAACCTGGAAATCTCCGGCCAGAAGGAAGTGATGCTCAATGGCGGACACGAATTCGTTCGCGTGGTGGGCGTCGTGCGCGCGGCTGACGTCTCGCCGCAAAACACCGTGTCGAGCACACAGATTGCCAATGCTCGCGTCGAATACAGCGGCAATGGCAGCGTCTACGCGGCGGCCAAAGTCCCTTGGTTGACCGGTTTCTTCCTCTCGCTATGGCCGTTCTGA
- a CDS encoding flagellar basal body P-ring protein FlgI produces the protein MQTPNTLSRSRSGRLHKLLLALTLLTASTAAQAMAIRDLTSVQGVRVNQLVGYGLVVGLSGTGDQATQVPFTTQSLLNMFQRLGINLPPSVASNLQPKDVAAVIVTAQLPPFAQPGQTINVTVSAVGNASSLAGGTLLMTPLKGADSQTYAVAQGNLVVSGFGAASGGNSTQVNFLTAGTVANGATVERTVANGFDQPGPLTLALNTPSFGTASRIADRINQHYGANTAVALNAGMVQVSAPANPGARTGFLGSLEALDVSPETPPAKVVIDARSGTVVLGQNVTLGACAVAHGNLSVTINTQYEVSQPNPLGAGQTAVVPKTSVTAKQEKADLLMFNPGVTLEAVVRALNAVGATPTDLIAILQAMKAAGALHAQLDVI, from the coding sequence ATGCAAACGCCCAACACACTGTCTCGCTCGCGCTCTGGGCGTTTGCACAAGCTGCTGCTTGCCCTGACCCTGCTTACTGCCAGCACGGCAGCCCAGGCCATGGCAATTCGCGACCTCACCAGCGTGCAGGGGGTGCGGGTCAACCAGCTCGTGGGCTATGGGCTGGTGGTGGGCCTTTCGGGCACTGGAGATCAGGCGACCCAGGTCCCTTTCACGACCCAATCGCTTCTCAACATGTTTCAACGTCTAGGCATCAATCTGCCGCCGAGCGTGGCGTCGAACCTGCAACCCAAGGACGTCGCCGCGGTCATCGTGACCGCGCAGCTCCCGCCATTCGCTCAACCTGGACAGACCATCAACGTCACGGTCTCGGCCGTTGGCAACGCCTCCAGCCTGGCTGGAGGGACCTTGCTGATGACGCCGCTCAAGGGCGCTGACAGCCAGACTTACGCGGTGGCGCAAGGCAATCTGGTGGTCAGCGGTTTTGGCGCTGCATCCGGCGGCAACAGCACACAGGTGAACTTTCTCACTGCAGGCACGGTGGCCAACGGAGCCACCGTGGAGCGCACCGTCGCCAATGGCTTCGACCAACCCGGGCCGCTCACCCTTGCACTCAATACACCGAGTTTCGGCACGGCAAGTCGTATTGCCGACCGCATCAACCAGCACTATGGCGCGAATACCGCCGTGGCATTGAACGCGGGCATGGTTCAGGTCAGCGCACCCGCCAATCCCGGTGCACGCACAGGTTTTCTGGGCAGTCTGGAGGCGCTCGACGTGTCGCCGGAAACCCCGCCAGCCAAAGTCGTGATCGATGCCCGCAGCGGGACCGTCGTGCTGGGTCAGAACGTCACGCTCGGCGCCTGTGCCGTGGCACACGGCAACCTCTCGGTGACGATCAACACCCAATATGAGGTGAGTCAGCCCAACCCACTTGGCGCGGGGCAAACCGCGGTGGTGCCGAAGACGAGTGTGACCGCCAAACAGGAAAAAGCCGACCTGCTGATGTTCAACCCGGGCGTGACCCTGGAGGCCGTGGTGCGCGCACTCAACGCCGTGGGCGCCACGCCCACCGACCTGATCGCGATCCTGCAGGCGATGAAGGCCGCCGGCGCGCTGCATGCGCAACTCGACGTGATCTGA
- the flgF gene encoding flagellar basal-body rod protein FlgF has product MDTLWIAANGARAILRRQDAVTNNLANVNTTGYRATEAQFRALPVYGEPLPSNAYVTTQGNRADFQEGPINHTGRNLDVAIKGPGWIAVQAQNGDAAYTRNGDLQVSSSGILSTSDGNPVLGQGGAPISLPPLQSVQIGTDGTISGVPVGGQPNALVVVNRIQLVNPPETQMQRGADGLFRDTKGPAQQDGSVELDVGALEGSNVSPVQAMIQILDNSRAFEIQTKLMQAVDQNAQAATQLLNVS; this is encoded by the coding sequence ATGGATACTCTTTGGATTGCCGCCAACGGCGCTCGAGCCATCCTGCGACGACAAGACGCGGTCACGAACAATCTGGCCAATGTGAACACCACCGGCTACCGCGCAACGGAAGCCCAGTTTCGCGCCTTGCCTGTCTATGGCGAACCCTTGCCGAGCAATGCGTATGTCACGACACAAGGCAATCGCGCCGATTTCCAGGAAGGTCCGATCAATCACACCGGCCGCAATCTCGATGTCGCGATCAAGGGCCCTGGGTGGATTGCTGTGCAGGCCCAAAACGGCGATGCCGCCTACACCCGCAACGGCGACCTGCAGGTCTCCAGCAGCGGGATCCTGAGCACGAGTGACGGCAATCCGGTGCTCGGCCAGGGAGGCGCGCCGATTTCGCTGCCGCCGCTGCAATCGGTGCAGATTGGGACTGACGGCACCATATCCGGTGTACCGGTCGGTGGCCAGCCCAATGCACTGGTTGTGGTCAACCGCATCCAACTCGTCAATCCGCCTGAGACGCAAATGCAACGTGGCGCCGACGGCCTGTTCCGCGACACCAAGGGACCCGCTCAGCAGGATGGATCAGTCGAACTGGACGTGGGCGCGCTTGAAGGCAGCAACGTCAGTCCAGTGCAGGCCATGATCCAGATTCTCGACAACTCCCGCGCCTTTGAAATCCAGACCAAATTGATGCAGGCCGTGGACCAGAACGCACAAGCCGCAACGCAGTTGCTGAATGTGAGCTGA
- the flgL gene encoding flagellar hook-associated protein FlgL, translating into MRISTSQFYAASLTGILNQQSTLSTLSAELSTGSTLVNPSDQPVAAAQNVTLTGQINRLATYTQNGQNAQNALQLESSTVQSVGTLVDQVRQLAVQMNNGTVSSQDLQNAASTMQGYAQQLAQYANTQDGQGNYIFAGSKSGTQPFNIQSNGSVQYQGDGGQNQLALGPSLQTAIGDPGSAVFMNARAGNGTFSVGASAANTGGATAGPGTVNNTALAQQILQVNGTQYQISFSGSGNTMSYAVTSGSGGVFSSGVVSSGAFTAGMSIGLPTSASPAITVPIVGTPSNGDTFTVGAAKLQSLFETFQSLAQAFTASAQASGSNAQRAQSISNALATLDQSQTNLLSTQANIGSRLQQIQAVQTQNSSLTLQLQTQQSQLTSINYPQVITDYQSSLTALQAAQKAFTQVQGLSLFQYL; encoded by the coding sequence ATGCGCATCAGCACCTCGCAGTTCTATGCCGCCAGTCTGACGGGCATTCTCAACCAGCAGAGCACGCTCAGCACCTTGAGCGCGGAGCTCTCCACGGGTAGCACGTTGGTCAACCCATCTGACCAGCCCGTGGCCGCCGCGCAAAACGTGACGCTGACCGGGCAGATCAACCGGTTGGCAACCTACACGCAGAACGGCCAGAACGCCCAAAATGCGTTGCAGCTCGAAAGCTCCACGGTGCAGAGCGTGGGCACTCTGGTCGATCAGGTGCGGCAGCTCGCCGTGCAGATGAACAACGGTACGGTGAGTTCGCAAGACCTGCAAAACGCTGCATCCACCATGCAGGGCTATGCGCAGCAGCTCGCCCAATACGCCAACACGCAGGACGGGCAAGGGAACTACATTTTCGCCGGGAGCAAAAGCGGCACGCAGCCATTCAATATCCAGAGCAACGGTTCTGTGCAATACCAAGGGGATGGTGGGCAAAACCAGCTGGCCCTGGGGCCCAGCCTGCAGACCGCGATCGGTGACCCTGGTAGCGCCGTGTTCATGAACGCGCGCGCAGGCAATGGCACCTTCAGTGTCGGAGCGTCCGCAGCCAATACTGGCGGCGCGACCGCTGGCCCGGGCACGGTCAACAACACCGCGCTGGCCCAGCAGATCCTGCAAGTGAACGGCACGCAGTATCAGATCTCGTTCAGTGGTAGCGGCAACACCATGAGCTACGCAGTGACCAGCGGCAGCGGCGGTGTGTTCTCTTCTGGCGTTGTCAGCAGCGGCGCCTTCACCGCCGGCATGAGCATCGGCTTACCCACTAGCGCAAGCCCGGCCATCACCGTGCCCATCGTCGGCACGCCATCGAACGGCGATACGTTTACTGTGGGCGCCGCCAAGCTGCAAAGCCTGTTCGAGACGTTCCAGTCTCTGGCGCAGGCCTTTACTGCATCGGCACAAGCCTCCGGCTCGAACGCGCAGCGCGCCCAGTCCATCAGCAATGCCTTGGCCACCCTCGACCAGAGCCAGACCAATCTGCTCAGCACGCAAGCCAACATTGGCAGCCGCCTGCAACAGATTCAGGCCGTGCAGACGCAAAACTCCAGTCTGACGCTGCAACTGCAAACCCAGCAGAGCCAGCTCACCAGCATCAACTACCCACAAGTCATCACCGACTACCAGTCCAGCCTCACTGCCCTCCAGGCCGCACAGAAGGCGTTCACGCAGGTGCAGGGGCTGAGCTTGTTCCAATACCTATGA
- the flgG gene encoding flagellar basal-body rod protein FlgG, whose protein sequence is MIRSLYIAATGLQAQQTSMDVISNNLANVNTTGFKSARTVFQDLLYQNLTQPGAQSSQTTQYPSGLQLGTGVTPIATERLMTEGNLTQTGNSLDVAINGQGFFQVLQPNGTIAYTRDGTFQLNNQGQLVTSNGYLIQPTVTVPASAQSVTIGNDGTVSVTLPGQAAPQQVGTLQLASFVNPTGLQSVGTNLYLQTGSSGSPNTGQPTLNGLGSVQQGYLESSNVNVVSALVDMISTQRAYEINSKAVQASDQMLQYVEQNI, encoded by the coding sequence ATGATTCGCTCCCTCTATATCGCCGCCACCGGTCTGCAGGCCCAGCAAACCAGCATGGATGTGATTTCCAACAATCTGGCTAACGTCAACACCACCGGCTTCAAGAGCGCCCGGACCGTCTTTCAGGACCTGCTCTATCAAAACCTGACACAACCCGGGGCGCAGTCATCACAGACGACCCAATACCCTTCAGGCTTGCAACTTGGCACGGGCGTGACCCCAATCGCCACCGAGCGGCTGATGACCGAGGGCAATCTGACCCAAACCGGCAACTCCCTCGACGTGGCCATCAACGGCCAGGGGTTCTTTCAGGTGCTGCAGCCCAATGGCACCATCGCCTACACCCGGGACGGAACCTTCCAGCTCAACAACCAAGGCCAACTTGTCACGTCCAACGGTTACCTGATACAGCCCACCGTCACGGTTCCTGCCAGCGCGCAGAGCGTCACCATTGGCAACGATGGCACGGTCTCCGTCACCCTGCCTGGTCAAGCGGCGCCGCAGCAGGTCGGCACCTTGCAGCTCGCCAGCTTCGTCAACCCCACAGGGCTGCAAAGCGTAGGCACCAACCTCTATCTGCAAACGGGCTCCTCCGGCAGCCCCAATACGGGTCAGCCCACACTCAATGGCTTGGGTTCGGTGCAACAGGGTTATCTCGAATCGTCGAACGTCAATGTGGTCTCTGCACTGGTGGACATGATCTCCACGCAGCGCGCTTACGAGATCAACAGCAAGGCAGTGCAGGCTTCGGACCAGATGCTGCAGTACGTCGAGCAAAACATCTGA
- the flgE gene encoding flagellar hook protein FlgE, producing MSTFQTALSGLQAASTDLQVMGNNISNANTVGFKESNAQFADAYASAIAGTAPAAGQIGIGTTVQTVAQQFSQGNIQTTSNPLDVAINGTGFFQFNYNGATVYGRNGQFQLDQNGYIVDAAGGQLIGTPAVSGALTGGAGPLRVTATILAPQATSGLSIGLNLDAGATPIASGTAVNINDPTTYNYSTSTTVYDSLGSSHLLTSYYQLTSGATPTPTWNVYYSVNGTTAAGGTTSGSFGTLPFTATGSVSGTASGTIAGLNWADGASSSTIALNFAGSTNFSAPSAVTSVTNNGYGVGQLSNLSINPSGVVYGVYSNGQSSILGQITLTNFSAPQNLQRVGNNYYAATYQSGQPLTGQPSSTGLGTLQSSAVEQSNVNLSTQLVDLIVAQQAYQANAQTIKTQNQVVQTLLSL from the coding sequence ATGAGCACCTTCCAAACAGCACTCTCTGGCCTGCAAGCCGCCTCCACCGACCTGCAGGTGATGGGCAACAACATTTCCAACGCCAACACCGTGGGCTTCAAGGAGTCGAACGCCCAGTTCGCTGATGCCTACGCCTCGGCAATTGCAGGCACCGCTCCCGCTGCCGGGCAGATCGGCATTGGCACGACCGTGCAAACCGTGGCTCAACAATTCTCTCAAGGCAATATCCAGACCACCAGCAACCCGCTGGACGTTGCCATCAACGGCACGGGCTTTTTCCAGTTCAACTACAACGGCGCAACCGTCTACGGCCGCAACGGTCAGTTCCAGCTCGATCAGAACGGTTATATCGTGGATGCTGCGGGCGGCCAGCTCATCGGCACTCCTGCCGTGAGCGGCGCGCTGACGGGTGGCGCCGGTCCCTTGCGCGTCACGGCAACGATCCTGGCGCCGCAAGCGACGTCAGGTCTGAGTATCGGCCTCAATCTGGACGCCGGAGCCACGCCGATTGCCAGCGGCACAGCTGTCAACATCAATGACCCCACCACCTACAACTACTCGACAAGTACGACGGTTTATGACAGCCTTGGATCGTCCCATCTATTGACAAGCTACTACCAGCTCACCTCCGGTGCGACACCGACACCAACCTGGAATGTCTACTACTCGGTCAATGGCACAACAGCCGCGGGCGGTACCACGTCCGGGTCATTCGGAACTTTGCCGTTCACGGCCACCGGCTCCGTCAGCGGCACTGCCAGCGGCACCATTGCCGGGCTGAACTGGGCCGATGGCGCTTCGAGCAGCACGATAGCCCTCAATTTCGCCGGCTCCACCAATTTCAGCGCGCCGTCGGCGGTGACCAGCGTCACCAATAACGGCTATGGCGTGGGCCAACTCAGCAACCTGTCGATCAACCCCAGCGGAGTCGTCTATGGCGTCTACAGCAACGGCCAGTCGTCCATCCTGGGCCAGATTACGCTGACCAACTTCTCAGCGCCGCAGAACTTGCAGCGCGTTGGCAACAATTACTACGCTGCAACCTACCAGTCTGGCCAGCCGCTCACCGGGCAACCCAGTTCCACCGGGTTGGGCACGCTCCAGTCCAGCGCGGTGGAGCAATCCAACGTCAACTTGTCGACGCAACTGGTCGATCTGATCGTCGCGCAACAGGCGTACCAGGCGAATGCTCAGACCATCAAGACCCAGAATCAGGTGGTCCAGACCTTGCTTTCTTTGTAA
- a CDS encoding glucosaminidase domain-containing protein has product MKTPSLPIAPALPAAVDNSLSFQGLNQLSAAAKANPRNPAAIKAVAQQFEALLVQQMLAAMSATSLGPDMLGGTAGPMFKSLFNQQIATTISQGQGIGLASFIAKELATRYGGKPHDPSAAATVSPKGSAVPKSLGSQTTPAASGIAGYLAHRGVTPAPATPSHATEGGERSALHNKAQAFIRSILPSVQQAATALQVSPVAIPAPATPSQATEGGEPSALANKAQAFIRSILPSVQQAATALQVSPVAILAQAALETGWGSHAPGHNLFGMKASADWSGASLSRLTSEVAHGVTHLGSAAFRAYQSAADSVQSYTQMLLGSPRYQSVLGHGSDIAGFAAALQHAGYATDPRYASKLVAMARSPLMRDALSALGLQAN; this is encoded by the coding sequence ATGAAAACCCCGTCCCTGCCCATCGCCCCAGCGCTTCCTGCGGCTGTCGACAACAGCCTGTCCTTTCAAGGGCTGAACCAGTTGTCGGCAGCAGCCAAGGCGAATCCGCGCAATCCGGCGGCGATCAAGGCCGTGGCGCAACAGTTCGAGGCGCTTCTGGTGCAGCAGATGCTTGCAGCAATGAGCGCCACGAGCCTTGGCCCCGATATGCTCGGTGGCACTGCCGGCCCCATGTTCAAGTCGCTGTTTAACCAGCAGATCGCCACGACCATCAGCCAAGGTCAGGGCATCGGATTGGCCAGTTTCATCGCGAAGGAACTGGCCACGCGCTATGGCGGCAAGCCACATGACCCCTCGGCCGCAGCAACCGTCTCCCCGAAAGGCTCCGCAGTCCCCAAGAGCTTGGGCAGCCAGACGACCCCTGCAGCTTCAGGCATTGCAGGCTACCTCGCGCACCGTGGAGTCACTCCAGCGCCAGCAACGCCATCACACGCCACGGAAGGTGGTGAGCGGTCGGCGCTGCACAACAAGGCACAGGCCTTCATTCGATCCATCCTGCCGAGCGTGCAGCAGGCAGCAACGGCGTTGCAGGTCAGCCCAGTCGCCATTCCAGCGCCAGCGACGCCATCGCAAGCCACGGAAGGTGGCGAACCGTCGGCGCTAGCCAACAAGGCACAGGCCTTCATTCGATCCATCCTGCCGAGCGTGCAGCAGGCAGCAACGGCGTTGCAGGTCAGCCCAGTCGCCATTCTTGCGCAGGCCGCTCTGGAAACGGGCTGGGGCAGCCACGCGCCAGGCCATAATCTGTTTGGCATGAAGGCGTCGGCAGATTGGTCCGGGGCGTCACTGTCGAGGCTGACCAGCGAAGTTGCCCATGGCGTAACGCATCTCGGAAGCGCTGCGTTCCGTGCGTACCAGAGCGCAGCGGACAGCGTTCAGAGCTATACGCAGATGCTGCTGGGTTCGCCGCGCTACCAGAGCGTGCTCGGACATGGCAGCGATATTGCCGGATTTGCTGCGGCCTTGCAGCACGCCGGCTATGCGACTGATCCGCGGTACGCGAGCAAGCTGGTGGCCATGGCGCGAAGCCCCCTGATGCGCGACGCCCTATCGGCGTTGGGGCTCCAAGCGAACTAA
- the flgK gene encoding flagellar hook-associated protein FlgK, protein MSGISGLVTNSLTGLQAAQQALQVTGNNIANVNTPGYSREQVIQSTQPPSLLGGLYLGNGTQIDTVARSYNSYLQSQVWSTTATASGANTFNTQLQPLVNLLAGTNAGLSTSIQQFFASGVAQVAANPSDIPSRQNLISEAQSLAQTFQGAAQQLQDAATGVNQQIGQSITTINSLTQQIAQLNVQINSLSSAQSTPNSLLDQRDQLITQLSAQVGVSVLPQSGNQVSVFTGNGQVLVAGSLSFALKTAPNAYDPSQAEVAYAANGAFISQGLQGGTLGGVLQFRSQVLQPAQNALGRIADGLAQAMNTQQAQGLDLNGKFGAVMFQSGAVQVLANAANAGSAVISGSVVDSNALTTADYQLNYNGSNWTATNLSTGQPTIITPGTSGTATTLTFGGVQVNVSGAQAGNTFEVLPTRYGALNFQSTLTNAAGVAAASPYVSSAGQMQAGGLVNANLGNLALSAGQYSATSGSASVVVSGGVNAPTALQITLNSGGTSGAIGFQVTQPGSATVLATGSVTLGSSGTTVAIPYATNTPPGGFWTVNLSGSTAVSGDAFTLSPASGGNGGNAQAMAALQTAKTLGGSSTSIEGAYSQLVSQVASQGNQAQTALSAATAVSAQAVSSQQSVSGVNLDQEATNLIQYQQAYQAAAKAIQVGNSLFTSLLQAVQ, encoded by the coding sequence ATGTCAGGCATCTCCGGATTGGTCACCAACTCCCTTACGGGCCTGCAGGCTGCGCAACAGGCCCTGCAAGTCACGGGCAACAACATTGCCAACGTCAACACGCCCGGCTATAGCCGCGAGCAGGTGATTCAGTCGACGCAACCGCCCTCATTGCTCGGTGGGCTGTACCTGGGCAATGGCACGCAGATTGATACCGTCGCACGCAGCTACAACAGCTACCTGCAGTCGCAGGTTTGGAGCACGACGGCCACGGCCAGCGGGGCCAACACCTTCAACACCCAGTTGCAGCCCCTCGTCAACCTTCTTGCTGGAACGAACGCTGGTCTGAGCACGTCCATTCAGCAATTTTTTGCAAGCGGCGTCGCTCAGGTCGCGGCCAACCCGTCCGATATTCCCTCGCGGCAAAACTTGATCAGCGAGGCCCAAAGTCTGGCGCAGACCTTCCAGGGCGCAGCACAGCAGTTGCAGGATGCGGCCACGGGCGTCAACCAGCAAATCGGCCAGAGCATCACCACAATCAATAGCCTGACGCAGCAGATTGCCCAGCTCAACGTGCAGATCAACAGCCTGTCAAGCGCGCAAAGCACTCCCAATTCCCTGCTTGACCAGCGCGACCAACTCATCACGCAACTGTCTGCGCAGGTTGGCGTGAGCGTGCTACCGCAAAGCGGCAATCAGGTCAGCGTGTTCACCGGTAACGGTCAGGTATTGGTGGCAGGCAGCCTCTCCTTTGCCCTCAAAACGGCGCCCAACGCCTACGACCCGTCACAAGCCGAGGTTGCCTACGCCGCCAACGGCGCGTTCATCTCGCAGGGGCTGCAGGGCGGCACTCTGGGCGGCGTGCTGCAGTTCCGCAGCCAGGTCCTTCAGCCTGCACAAAACGCGTTGGGACGCATCGCCGACGGATTGGCGCAAGCGATGAACACGCAGCAGGCGCAAGGACTTGATCTGAATGGGAAATTCGGCGCCGTCATGTTCCAGTCAGGCGCGGTTCAGGTGTTGGCAAATGCGGCCAACGCCGGTAGCGCGGTCATCAGCGGCAGCGTGGTCGACAGTAATGCGCTGACCACCGCCGACTATCAACTGAACTACAACGGCAGTAACTGGACGGCCACCAACCTGTCCACCGGCCAGCCCACCATAATCACGCCTGGAACCTCTGGCACCGCCACCACGCTGACCTTCGGCGGCGTGCAGGTCAACGTCAGCGGTGCGCAGGCGGGCAACACGTTCGAAGTGCTGCCCACGCGCTATGGCGCGCTGAACTTCCAGTCCACCCTCACCAACGCAGCGGGCGTCGCCGCGGCGTCACCCTACGTCAGCAGCGCCGGGCAGATGCAAGCTGGCGGTTTGGTCAATGCCAATCTTGGAAATCTCGCCTTGTCCGCCGGCCAATACAGCGCCACCAGCGGTAGTGCAAGCGTGGTGGTCAGCGGCGGCGTCAACGCACCGACAGCGCTGCAGATTACCCTGAACAGTGGTGGCACTAGCGGTGCTATCGGCTTTCAGGTGACGCAGCCCGGGTCGGCCACGGTGCTGGCAACGGGAAGCGTCACCCTGGGCAGCAGCGGAACCACGGTTGCCATTCCATATGCCACCAACACCCCACCCGGCGGCTTCTGGACGGTGAATCTCAGCGGCAGCACCGCCGTCTCGGGCGACGCCTTCACGCTCAGCCCGGCCAGCGGCGGCAACGGCGGCAACGCCCAAGCCATGGCGGCGCTGCAGACGGCCAAGACGCTGGGAGGCAGCAGCACGTCCATCGAGGGCGCGTATTCACAGCTTGTCAGCCAGGTGGCATCACAGGGCAATCAGGCACAAACTGCGCTCAGCGCCGCCACTGCCGTCAGCGCGCAGGCCGTCTCGTCGCAGCAATCCGTGTCCGGTGTCAACCTGGACCAGGAGGCGACGAATCTTATTCAATATCAGCAGGCCTACCAGGCGGCAGCCAAGGCCATCCAGGTCGGCAACAGCCTGTTCACCTCGCTGCTGCAAGCCGTGCAGTAA